From Alienimonas californiensis, a single genomic window includes:
- a CDS encoding NAD(P)/FAD-dependent oxidoreductase encodes MPEAPPVVIIGGGVVGAACAHYLAEAGRRVTILERDRFGAACSHGNCGLLSPSHVLPPAGPGVFAEAMRNLFQKDAPLRVAPRWDPRLWRWLLAFAARCNESAAVEAGRGLGPLLASSRSLYDDLGGTLDCEFEPRGLLIAFREAAAHAGYAKTDALLAERFDLPARRLEGAALREFEPALKPEVAGGWFYEEDAHLRPDALMKSWRAALTDRGVTIREGVSVTGFRVEDGRVRGVQYTSDKGAGEEPASAAVVAAGALTPDFQQALGLYVPVAPGKGYSMTLHLDEHGLDPAAAPRMPLLLPEVRVAVTPHAGGPVRGEDGVRRPAALRLGSIMEFAGYDPSIARRRLALLTRGASRFLNVPAEPPADDHPTGDNRWAGWRPMTPDGVPLIGKVPGGRGQRAENLFVAAGHNMLGLSLAPGTGRLIAELVTGAEPHVDPAPYAPGRFSRG; translated from the coding sequence ATGCCCGAAGCGCCCCCGGTGGTCATTATTGGCGGTGGCGTCGTGGGCGCCGCCTGCGCCCATTACCTGGCGGAGGCCGGGCGCCGGGTGACGATTCTGGAGCGGGACCGCTTCGGGGCGGCGTGCTCGCACGGGAACTGCGGGTTGCTCTCGCCCAGCCACGTGCTGCCGCCCGCCGGGCCGGGGGTGTTCGCGGAGGCGATGCGGAACCTGTTCCAGAAGGACGCCCCGCTGCGGGTCGCCCCGCGGTGGGACCCGCGGCTGTGGCGCTGGCTGCTGGCCTTCGCCGCCCGCTGCAACGAATCCGCCGCGGTGGAGGCCGGCCGGGGGCTCGGCCCGCTGCTGGCCTCCTCCCGCTCGCTGTACGACGACCTCGGCGGGACGCTGGACTGCGAGTTCGAACCCCGCGGTCTGCTGATCGCCTTCCGCGAAGCCGCGGCCCACGCGGGCTACGCCAAGACCGACGCGCTGCTCGCGGAGCGGTTCGACCTGCCCGCCCGCCGCCTGGAGGGCGCGGCGCTGCGGGAGTTCGAACCGGCGTTGAAGCCCGAGGTCGCCGGCGGCTGGTTCTACGAGGAGGACGCCCACCTGCGGCCGGACGCCCTGATGAAAAGCTGGCGGGCGGCGCTGACGGACCGCGGGGTGACGATCCGTGAGGGCGTCTCCGTGACCGGCTTCCGCGTCGAGGACGGCCGGGTGCGGGGGGTTCAATACACGTCGGATAAGGGCGCCGGCGAGGAGCCCGCGAGCGCCGCGGTGGTCGCCGCCGGGGCGTTGACGCCGGACTTTCAGCAGGCCCTGGGCCTGTATGTGCCGGTGGCGCCGGGCAAGGGGTATTCAATGACCCTGCACCTGGACGAGCACGGTCTGGACCCCGCCGCGGCGCCGCGGATGCCGTTGTTGTTGCCGGAGGTGCGGGTAGCCGTCACCCCGCACGCCGGCGGCCCGGTGCGGGGGGAGGACGGGGTCCGTCGCCCGGCGGCGCTGCGGCTGGGCAGCATCATGGAGTTCGCCGGCTACGACCCCTCGATCGCCCGCCGCCGGCTGGCCCTGCTGACCCGCGGGGCCTCCCGGTTCCTCAACGTCCCCGCCGAGCCGCCGGCGGACGACCACCCCACCGGCGACAACCGCTGGGCCGGCTGGCGCCCGATGACGCCGGACGGCGTCCCGCTGATCGGCAAGGTCCCCGGCGGCCGTGGGCAGCGGGCGGAGAACCTGTTCGTCGCCGCCGGACACAACATGCTCGGCCTGTCGCTGGCCCCCGGCACCGGCCGCCTGATCGCCGAACTGGTCACCGGCGCCGAGCCGCACGTCGACCCGGCCCCCTACGCCCCGGGGCGGTTTTCGCGGGGGTGA